The Synechocystis sp. PCC 7509 genome includes a window with the following:
- a CDS encoding HAD family hydrolase, giving the protein MSLKAVLFDFNGVIINDEPLHEQLIEQILLGENLRPQPGEFRKVCLGRSDRLCLKELLTNRGRVVSDSYLTELIERKAQAYQKLWHEKSEQLPIYTGVEDLIYQLTSRNIKLAVVTGAIRKEVELVLNSTNLAKYFNAIIAGDDINTSKPAPDGYLLAVERLKELYPNTNLQPANCLAIEDTPVGIQAAKQAGIAVVGVANTYPFHMLQRQANWTVDYLHDLEIERVQKVLREKK; this is encoded by the coding sequence ATGAGTTTGAAGGCAGTTTTATTTGATTTTAACGGGGTGATTATTAATGATGAACCCTTGCATGAGCAACTAATAGAGCAAATTTTGCTAGGGGAAAATTTGCGCCCCCAACCAGGGGAATTTAGAAAAGTTTGCTTAGGAAGAAGCGATCGCCTTTGTTTAAAAGAATTACTCACTAATCGCGGTAGAGTGGTCAGCGACAGTTATTTAACCGAATTAATCGAGCGCAAAGCCCAAGCCTATCAAAAACTGTGGCACGAAAAATCGGAGCAGTTGCCAATTTATACTGGTGTGGAAGATTTGATATATCAACTAACATCGCGCAACATTAAGTTAGCTGTAGTTACAGGCGCTATTCGCAAAGAAGTAGAACTTGTCCTCAATAGTACAAATTTAGCTAAATACTTTAATGCGATCATTGCTGGAGACGATATAAATACGAGCAAACCCGCCCCCGATGGCTATCTTTTAGCCGTAGAACGTCTTAAAGAACTCTATCCCAACACTAATTTACAGCCTGCGAACTGTTTAGCCATTGAAGATACCCCCGTAGGTATCCAAGCCGCCAAACAAGCGGGAATCGCCGTTGTAGGCGTAGCTAATACCTATCCCTTCCATATGCTTCAGCGTCAAGCAAATTGGACAGTTGATTATCTTCACGATTTAGAAATAGAACGAGTGCAAAAAGTATTAAGAGAGAAAAAATAA